A region from the Benincasa hispida cultivar B227 chromosome 8, ASM972705v1, whole genome shotgun sequence genome encodes:
- the LOC120084187 gene encoding uncharacterized protein LOC120084187 — protein MSNAGKHAVPVNAPFPRHLMKKNDEQQFKRFLEPLRKLHINIPLIEALEQIPRRVSETEVITLMQECNALVSNNLPKKQKNPGSFTVPWSIGGLDVGHALCDLEANINLMPLSIFKKLGIGEVQPTSVTLQLADRMIKYLEGKIEDVLVKVENFIFLADFIILDYEADREVPIILGCPFLATREVLIDKHKGELTMPVDTQEVKFNVLNALKFLENEDCQLNSIELPEEQIHVCEVLVLEENLKEPELPSLSERQTKPTCPSLEEPPELELKPLPSHMKYAFFFFSGMLKSRWLGLFIIKTVFPYGAMEVTREYGTNTFKVNGQ, from the coding sequence ATGTCTAACGCGGGAAAACATGCAGTGCCGGTGAATGCACCATTCCCTAGACATctaatgaagaagaatgatgaacaacaattCAAGCGCTTTCTTGAGCCCCTGAGGAAattgcatatcaacattccaCTTATAGAAGCCCTGGAGCAGATACCAAGAAGAGTCAGCGAGACGGAAGTAATCACACTAATGCAGGAGTGCAATGCATTAGTAAGCAACAACCTACCCAAGAAACAAAAGAACCCTGGGAGCTTCACAGTTCCTTGGTCAATAGGAGGATTGGATGTGGGTCATGCGTTGTGCGATTTGGAAGCCAACATTAATCTCATGCCACTTTCAATCTTTAAGAAACTGGGAATTGGTGAAGTACAACCCACTTCTGTTACTCTCCAGCTCGCTGACAGAATGATTAAGTACcttgaaggaaagattgaagacgTTCTGGTAAAGGTTGAAAACTTCATATTCCTAGCGGACTTTATTATCTTGGACTATGAAGCAGATAGGGAAGTACCAATTATCCTTGGATGCCCCTTCTTAGCTACTAGGGAAGTTTTAATTGACAAGCATAAAGGAGAACTAACTATGCCCGTGGATACTCAAGAGGTGAAATTTAATGTGTTAAACGCATTAAAGTTCCTAGAAAATGAAGATTGTCAACTAAACAGTATAGAGTTGCCTGAAGAACAGATCCATGTATGTGAGGTCCTTGTGTTGGAGGAGAACCTGAAAGAACCAGAGCtgccaagtctgagtgagcggcAGACAAAACCAACATGTCCATCACTTGAGGAACCACCAGAACTCGAGTTGAAACCGTTACCTAGTCACATGAAatatgcctttttttttttttcagggaTGTTAAAATCCAGGTGGTTAGGTCTCTTCATCATTAAAACAGTCTTTCCATATGGAGCAATGGAAGTAACACGAGAATATGGCACCAACACATTCAAGGTAAATGGCCAATGA